The Vibrio gazogenes DNA segment GGTCAATGGGCGCTTCCCGGCGGAGGTATGGAACCGGGAGAAACAATGGAAGAGGCATTAAGACGTGAAATCAGAGAAGAGCTGGGCCCTGATTTAGAGCTCACGCGGATCTCCCCTTGGAAGTTCAGAGATGATACCCGGATCAAAACTTACCCGGATGGAACCCAAGAAGAAATCTATATGATTTATCTGATATTCGACTGTGAAAGTGCCAATCGTCATATTGCAATTAACGATGAGTTTCAGGAATTTAAGTGGGCGCATCCTGAAGAACTTCAGACGCTGGATCTGAATGA contains these protein-coding regions:
- the nudI gene encoding nucleoside triphosphatase NudI produces the protein MRQRTIVCPLITNNGDYLLCKMANDRGVFPGQWALPGGGMEPGETMEEALRREIREELGPDLELTRISPWKFRDDTRIKTYPDGTQEEIYMIYLIFDCESANRHIAINDEFQEFKWAHPEELQTLDLNDATKVTFAQKGLLK